The Pyrus communis chromosome 9, drPyrComm1.1, whole genome shotgun sequence genome has a segment encoding these proteins:
- the LOC137744434 gene encoding polygalacturonase-like, with protein sequence MILFILHHSFIAEGTTLVLNILSFGAKPNGVTDSTQAFMDAWSAACASLDSSTITVPKGRYLLPTAMVFKGDNCKSPGITLWIDGTLVASSDYQILGQADNWLSFETVTGVSIIGGRLDAKGTSLWACKLAGSTDCPSGATSLSFTNSKNIRIDGLMSLNSQLYHIVINGCQDVHIQGVKIIAAGNSPNTDGIHVQLSRNVAIFDTSIKTGDDCVSIGPGTKDLWIEHISCGPSHGISIGSLGKDLEEEGVQNVTVKDAIFKGGQNGLRIKSWARPSHGFVHSVQFLDVVMLNVQNPIIIDQNYCPHNLNCPGQVSGVKVSDILFRNIQGTSATAIAVNLDCSAKNPCRGIKLENVSLTCKKQVAQSYCSNAIGKTSGLVHPTSCL encoded by the exons ATGATTCTCTTTATCTTACACCATTCATTTATTGCTGAGGGTACTACATTAGTTCTCAATATCCTGAGCTTCGGAGCTAAGCCCAATGGAGTAACTGATTCCACCCAAGCTTTTATGGATGCGTGGAGTGCAGCTTGTGCCTCTTTGGATTCCAGTACGATTACGGTACCAAAAGGGAGGTATTTGCTTCCGACTGCTATGGTTTTTAAAGGTGACAACTGCAAAAGCCCAGGTATTACTCTTTGGATTGATGGAACACTCGTCGCTTCGTCTGACTACCAAATTCTTGGCCAAGCTGACAATTGGCTAAGCTTCGAAACAGTTACCGGCGTTTCCATTATTGGAGGTCGACTTGACGCCAAAGGCACCTCCTTGTGGGCATGCAAGTTAGCGGGAAGCACTGATTGCCCCAGCGGAGCAACG AGTTTGAGTTTTACAAACTCCAAAAACATTAGGATCGACGGACTGATGTCGTTGAACAGCCAGCTGTACCACATTGTTATAAACGGGTGCCAAGATGTTCACATTCAAGGGGTCAAAATCATTGCCGCCGGCAATAGCCCCAACACTGATGGCATCCATGTTCAATTGTCAAGAAATGTTGCAATCTTCGACACCTCCATCAAAACGGGAGATGACTGCGTCTCAATTGGCCCCGGCACTAAGGACTTGTGGATCGAGCACATATCGTGTGGACCAAGTCACGGCATTAG CATAGGGAGTTTGGGCAAAGACTTGGAAGAGGAAGGAGTTCAAAATGTGACAGTGAAGGATGCAATTTTCAAGGGTGGCCAAAATGGTTTGAGGATTAAGTCTTGGGCAAGGCCGAGCCACGGGTTTGTTCATAGTGTCCAATTCCTTGACGTCGTCATGCTCAATGTCCAAAATCCCATTATCATAGACCAAAATTACTGCCCACACAACCTCAACTGCCCTGGTCAG GTATCGGGTGTGAAAGTCAGTGATATATTGTTCCGAAACATTCAAGGGACATCGGCAACAGCAATCGCGGTAAATCTTGATTGCAGTGCAAAAAATCCTTGCAGAGGGATAAAACTCGAAAACGTGAGCTTGACCTGCAAGAAGCAAGTGGCTCAGTCATATTGTAGCAATGCAATTGGAAAGACTTCTGGCCTTGTACACCCAACTAGTTGTTTGTGA